In one Brevibacillus choshinensis genomic region, the following are encoded:
- the addA gene encoding helicase-exonuclease AddAB subunit AddA yields MTTQQLTQAKPEQWTDEQWQAITQRGNNLLVAAAAGSGKTSVLVERIIRRIMDETEPIGVDQLLVVTFTNAAAAEMRHRIGDALRKALKEDPHSAHLRRQLALLQRATITTLHSFCLGILRQYYYLIDLDPDFRIADQMEGELLRQDVLEEQLEGWYEDDVDFHALADVMLDGQDDQILATLLLRLYEFSRSHPEPSHWLQDAADMFAAAGRNGLDGLKWAKSVLRSLELELAAMEGKMRRAVSLASSPEGPAAYLPLLEAEADALKRASYACRMGWEATQQAVNLVSFAKLPPVKGTDTEIKEQVQDLRNSVKKSLGELNEQYFSMSADQYVADLHAIAPHMNTLSRLVTAFAAAFQQEKRSRSIVDFGDLEHLALRVLTEKREDGTTVPSQVSLQLREQFAEVLVDEYQDINLVQETLLQMVSRDAVINGTANRFMVGDVKQSIYRFRLAEPKLFLEKYLTYQKDGESIESARDTEPTGLRIDLAANFRSRREVVDSVNYLFRQIMSPGVGEIDYDPSAELINRASYPEVEEGRLQAEVHLIDRKSSQADGEVLPVSEGTEEAETASIPDGTVENAEEVSVAQLEARLIASRIRRWMEPGEGEAPLLVFDKKAGGLRPLAYRDIVILLRATSGWGETMQEELREAGIPVYAEQTAGYFAATEVETMLSLLRVIDNPLQDIPLAAVLRSPIVGLREENLAQIRIRYTSGPFYQAVVQYAEEQQAEEGWEKRLRYFFSRLRDWRTHARRGALSELLSVLYRETGYLDYVAALENGQQRQANLRALYDRARQYEAGSYRGLFRFLRFVDRLQEAGNDLGEARTIGENEDVVRIMTIHKSKGLEFPVVFVAGMGKQFNTMDLKSQFLLHKDLGFGPMAFEPTLQLRYPSLAALGIRQQLRRDMLAEEMRVLYVALTRAREKLIMVGSAKDLAKSVTDWGRQGDQERLSDEDLIQAKGYLDWVGRALLRHPAAGLLRAYPQERGTGETVSVRSIPDDSEWSFHFYQADELREQAAATADAAAVWERMSRREEIIERPEDAGQREKIESTLGWSDPHPVAPHVPAKWSVSELKRQARTGKSGAPIVLPSITEKPKFLTEQKPSRLSGAEKGTITHLLMQHLDLHRPLDEADIREQLADLAARRFLTEEQLGAVDVGQIVRFFADPLGSKMKQAKVVHRELPFTMTIPAHEVEPELEEESNEQVIVQGVIDCLLEEQDGRLVLIDFKTDWMAKEPSPAVIEEITKRYEGQIKLYVQAIQQITKTEREIDSYLYLLAGGFAVRV; encoded by the coding sequence ATGACGACACAACAACTCACACAGGCCAAGCCTGAGCAGTGGACGGATGAACAGTGGCAGGCGATTACTCAGCGTGGGAACAATTTGCTCGTGGCCGCTGCGGCTGGTTCCGGTAAAACCTCTGTACTGGTAGAGCGGATCATCCGCCGTATCATGGATGAGACAGAGCCGATTGGTGTAGACCAGCTCCTCGTGGTGACCTTTACGAATGCAGCTGCGGCAGAAATGCGCCATCGGATCGGCGATGCTTTGCGCAAGGCATTAAAAGAAGATCCGCATTCAGCACATTTGCGTCGACAGTTGGCTCTGCTTCAGCGTGCGACGATTACGACCTTGCACTCTTTTTGTTTGGGGATTCTGCGGCAGTACTACTATCTCATTGATCTCGATCCGGATTTTCGTATTGCCGATCAGATGGAGGGTGAGCTGCTGCGGCAGGACGTCCTCGAAGAACAATTGGAAGGCTGGTACGAGGATGACGTCGACTTCCATGCGCTCGCAGATGTCATGCTGGATGGGCAAGACGACCAGATTCTAGCGACTCTACTCTTGCGGCTGTATGAGTTTTCTCGCAGTCATCCGGAGCCTTCGCATTGGCTGCAGGATGCGGCTGACATGTTTGCAGCAGCAGGAAGAAATGGATTGGATGGTCTGAAGTGGGCCAAAAGCGTCTTGCGCTCTCTGGAGCTGGAGCTGGCTGCGATGGAAGGCAAAATGCGCCGTGCCGTGAGTCTCGCATCCTCACCGGAAGGTCCTGCAGCGTATTTACCACTACTCGAAGCAGAGGCGGATGCGCTCAAGCGTGCCAGCTATGCGTGTCGCATGGGCTGGGAAGCGACGCAGCAGGCAGTGAATCTTGTTTCGTTCGCGAAATTGCCTCCAGTCAAAGGTACGGATACTGAAATCAAAGAACAGGTGCAAGACTTGCGCAACAGCGTGAAAAAGTCGTTGGGGGAGCTAAACGAGCAGTACTTTTCTATGTCTGCCGACCAGTACGTGGCTGACTTGCATGCGATCGCTCCGCACATGAATACACTCTCCCGTCTGGTGACGGCTTTTGCAGCAGCGTTCCAGCAGGAGAAGCGGTCTCGATCCATTGTCGACTTTGGCGACTTGGAGCATCTCGCTTTGCGTGTGCTGACGGAAAAGAGAGAGGACGGTACGACCGTGCCATCGCAGGTTTCTTTGCAGCTCCGCGAGCAATTTGCAGAAGTTCTCGTCGATGAATATCAGGATATCAATCTGGTCCAGGAAACGCTGCTGCAGATGGTTTCACGCGATGCCGTGATCAATGGTACAGCGAATCGATTCATGGTAGGAGACGTAAAGCAGAGTATCTATCGTTTCCGTCTAGCGGAACCAAAGCTGTTTCTGGAGAAGTATCTCACCTACCAAAAGGACGGAGAATCCATCGAGTCAGCTAGAGATACCGAGCCAACGGGTCTTCGCATTGACTTGGCAGCCAACTTCCGCAGCAGACGGGAAGTCGTGGACTCCGTCAACTACTTGTTCCGACAAATCATGTCACCTGGAGTAGGGGAAATCGATTACGACCCGTCAGCTGAGCTGATCAACCGGGCGTCCTATCCCGAGGTGGAGGAAGGACGGCTACAGGCTGAGGTTCACCTGATCGATAGGAAAAGCAGCCAAGCAGATGGGGAAGTATTGCCAGTATCAGAAGGAACTGAAGAGGCAGAGACAGCCAGCATCCCGGATGGTACGGTTGAGAATGCAGAAGAAGTGAGTGTAGCTCAGCTCGAGGCGAGATTGATCGCAAGCCGAATCCGCCGCTGGATGGAACCAGGTGAGGGAGAAGCTCCATTGCTCGTCTTTGATAAAAAGGCGGGAGGACTTCGACCGTTGGCGTACCGTGACATCGTGATCCTGCTGCGTGCTACGTCTGGCTGGGGAGAAACGATGCAGGAGGAACTGCGCGAGGCAGGAATCCCTGTGTATGCGGAGCAAACGGCAGGCTATTTTGCCGCAACCGAAGTAGAGACGATGCTCTCCCTTTTGCGAGTCATCGACAATCCGCTTCAGGACATTCCGCTGGCGGCGGTCCTCCGTTCGCCGATCGTTGGTCTGAGAGAGGAGAATTTGGCACAGATTCGGATTCGTTACACATCCGGTCCGTTTTATCAGGCAGTCGTGCAGTATGCGGAAGAGCAACAGGCAGAAGAGGGCTGGGAAAAAAGGCTCCGCTACTTTTTCTCTCGTCTGCGAGATTGGCGGACACATGCACGTCGTGGTGCTTTATCAGAGCTTCTGTCAGTCTTGTACCGTGAGACAGGCTATCTGGATTATGTGGCTGCGCTGGAGAACGGACAGCAGCGCCAGGCCAATCTGCGTGCGTTATACGATCGCGCCCGTCAGTACGAAGCAGGCTCCTATCGCGGACTCTTTCGTTTTCTGCGCTTTGTCGATCGGCTACAGGAGGCGGGCAATGATTTGGGCGAGGCGCGGACGATCGGGGAAAATGAAGATGTCGTTCGCATCATGACGATTCATAAAAGTAAAGGGCTGGAGTTTCCTGTCGTGTTTGTGGCAGGGATGGGTAAACAGTTTAATACGATGGATCTCAAGAGCCAATTCCTGTTGCATAAGGATCTGGGATTTGGACCCATGGCGTTCGAACCCACACTGCAATTGCGCTACCCGAGCCTTGCTGCGTTAGGCATTCGTCAACAGCTTCGTCGGGACATGCTCGCCGAAGAAATGCGGGTCTTGTACGTAGCTTTGACTCGTGCTCGCGAAAAGCTGATCATGGTTGGCTCCGCCAAAGACTTGGCAAAGAGTGTCACAGATTGGGGCAGGCAAGGAGACCAAGAGCGGCTGAGTGACGAGGATTTGATTCAGGCAAAGGGCTACCTCGATTGGGTCGGGAGAGCGCTGTTACGTCATCCGGCTGCGGGACTGCTCAGAGCTTATCCTCAGGAGCGCGGGACAGGAGAGACGGTCAGTGTTAGATCCATTCCGGACGATTCGGAGTGGTCGTTCCACTTTTATCAGGCAGATGAGCTGCGTGAACAGGCTGCTGCTACGGCAGATGCCGCGGCAGTGTGGGAACGTATGAGCAGGCGAGAGGAAATCATCGAGCGACCGGAGGATGCCGGTCAACGAGAGAAGATTGAGAGTACGTTGGGCTGGAGTGATCCCCATCCCGTAGCGCCGCACGTCCCTGCCAAGTGGAGTGTCAGTGAGTTGAAGCGACAAGCGCGAACAGGGAAAAGCGGCGCGCCGATTGTCCTGCCTTCGATCACGGAAAAGCCCAAGTTTTTGACGGAGCAAAAGCCCAGCCGATTGAGTGGAGCAGAAAAAGGAACCATCACCCACCTGCTCATGCAGCATCTCGATTTGCATCGACCTCTCGATGAAGCGGACATTCGCGAGCAATTAGCAGATCTGGCCGCACGTCGCTTTTTGACAGAGGAACAGCTGGGAGCTGTAGATGTTGGACAGATTGTCCGATTCTTCGCTGATCCACTGGGGTCGAAAATGAAGCAGGCAAAAGTGGTGCATCGCGAATTGCCATTTACGATGACCATTCCGGCTCATGAAGTAGAGCCTGAGCTTGAAGAGGAATCAAATGAACAGGTCATTGTTCAGGGTGTCATCGACTGCCTGTTGGAGGAGCAGGATGGACGCTTGGTCCTGATTGACTTCAAGACTGACTGGATGGCAAAGGAGCCTTCGCCTGCTGTCATCGAAGAAATCACCAAGCGTTATGAAGGGCAAATTAAGCTATACGTGCAAGCCATCCAGCAAATTACGAAAACGGAGCGGGAAATTGATAGTTATTTGTATTTGCTCGCAGGTGGTTTTGCAGTACGGGTGTAA
- the addB gene encoding helicase-exonuclease AddAB subunit AddB produces the protein MAVQFVLGRAGTGKTTAIHQQIHERLKVDPLGTPMILLVPEQASFQEEYALATLPGLNGVMGTQVLSFGRLGHRLLQELGDLTLVPVDDLGKHMVLRMLLERHKEELQMFVRSAMQPGFASQLGRLISEFKSYGVTLAHSENLEWGSANLNQKINDLRLIMTAYEEYLSEGYCDADDILNRVAVMVPDSAYIKRAEIFIDGFTGFTNQELRLIEQLMIHARKVTIALTLDPAERNASVDELGLFHPTLRTYQALELMARESGVGIEIPLLLNESIRFSTSPWLQQMEHAYFQWGDPGAAPEPNRSNEVSLLSAANRRAEVEAVALHILKLAREEGYRWKEMAILLREIGTYADEISSVFTDYGIPHFLDQKRTVLHHPLVELVRSALEVIVTKWRYDAVFRCLKTDLFAVDILDDAATRREVDHLENYVLAHGVYGSQWADESAWHFRGSYGAEEDAAADALRRKYGAPLLAFEKEMKQAAGKNVREMTTALYNLLISLDVPNKLERWQRKAEESSDLDSAQVHGQLWTGLIELMDQVVEVMGGESMDLATYARVLDTGLETIELGLVPPALDQVLVGSMERSRQPDVKALFVIGVNEGVIPLRPKEEGILDEAERERLAELGVELAPSAKQRLMAEPYLLYQAMTRPSERLMLSCALADHEGSALLPSSVFSRVKEVLPAIPHQFFHNEPTGDPEADAFLLGSPRRVFSHLLTLLRAMKKTGELPVFWWEVYDWFFRASTDASREKWLLSGLRYVNLPSELRYETSLGLYGKQLKMSVSRLERFQSCPFSHFSSHGLRLSERTLYKLERFDVGELFHASMKRAVEKMNEEHLEWGRLTEVNSMQLASDVVEELVPATRSSILTRTARYRYLSGKLKRAVGRAIYVLGEHAKRSRFAPVGLEVSFGPNGDLPGLALKLENGVDLQLIGRIDRVDQSLDGDVPYLRVIDYKSSPKQLQLSDVWNGLNLQLLVYLDVVVANAEEWLGKQAQMGGVFYYQVADPFVTAKRLLSSDEAAKERAKRLRMKGLMLADPELARMMDAQVEQGASELLPFEIKKDGTLSSRSSVATAEQFQSLTTYVRDTVKEISTRMTNGDIHIDPYSNGTMTACDYCSYKPVCQFDGETGGNQHRQLTKWNNKQIWSMLEQQQLTGEEGAPHDDTTTHTGQA, from the coding sequence ATGGCAGTTCAATTTGTGCTGGGGCGTGCAGGGACCGGGAAAACGACAGCGATACACCAGCAGATTCACGAGCGCCTAAAGGTCGATCCGCTGGGGACGCCGATGATCCTGCTCGTTCCTGAGCAAGCCAGCTTTCAAGAGGAATATGCCTTGGCTACTTTACCGGGCCTGAACGGGGTGATGGGCACACAGGTGCTCAGCTTCGGCAGGTTGGGACATCGTTTGCTGCAGGAGCTAGGAGATTTGACGCTAGTTCCCGTAGATGATCTGGGCAAGCATATGGTATTGCGCATGCTGCTGGAGCGGCATAAGGAAGAGCTGCAAATGTTCGTGCGTTCGGCGATGCAGCCTGGCTTTGCTTCTCAGCTCGGACGTCTGATCAGCGAATTCAAATCCTATGGAGTCACGCTGGCTCACTCGGAGAATCTGGAGTGGGGCAGTGCGAATCTGAATCAAAAGATCAATGATCTGCGACTGATCATGACGGCCTACGAGGAGTATTTGTCCGAAGGGTACTGTGATGCTGATGACATATTGAATCGCGTGGCGGTCATGGTTCCCGACTCTGCGTATATCAAGCGAGCGGAGATTTTTATCGATGGGTTTACAGGCTTCACCAATCAGGAGCTGCGTCTGATCGAGCAGCTGATGATCCATGCCCGTAAAGTGACGATTGCCCTTACACTGGACCCGGCCGAGCGGAATGCTTCTGTAGACGAGCTCGGATTGTTCCATCCTACCTTGCGTACCTACCAGGCCCTGGAGTTGATGGCACGGGAGTCAGGAGTAGGCATCGAGATACCGCTGTTGCTAAACGAATCCATCCGTTTTTCTACAAGTCCTTGGTTACAGCAGATGGAGCACGCCTATTTTCAATGGGGTGATCCGGGTGCAGCTCCCGAACCGAACCGGTCGAATGAGGTATCTCTGCTGTCGGCCGCTAACAGACGGGCTGAAGTGGAGGCAGTGGCCCTCCATATTTTGAAGCTTGCGCGGGAAGAAGGATACCGCTGGAAGGAAATGGCGATTCTGCTCAGGGAAATTGGGACGTACGCGGATGAAATCAGCTCTGTCTTTACGGACTACGGCATCCCGCACTTCCTCGACCAAAAGCGTACCGTGCTGCATCACCCGTTGGTGGAGCTTGTCAGGTCTGCGCTTGAGGTCATCGTGACAAAATGGCGGTACGATGCCGTGTTTCGCTGTCTAAAGACAGACTTGTTCGCTGTAGATATTTTGGATGATGCTGCGACACGCAGAGAAGTCGATCATCTGGAAAACTACGTGCTGGCTCATGGCGTCTATGGATCGCAGTGGGCGGATGAATCAGCATGGCACTTCCGTGGATCATATGGAGCGGAGGAGGATGCGGCAGCAGATGCCTTGCGCCGCAAGTATGGTGCTCCATTGCTCGCCTTTGAAAAAGAAATGAAGCAGGCGGCAGGAAAGAACGTCAGGGAAATGACGACTGCCTTGTACAACCTGCTGATTTCACTGGATGTACCGAACAAGCTGGAGCGCTGGCAGCGAAAAGCAGAGGAATCAAGCGATCTAGATTCGGCGCAGGTTCATGGTCAGCTATGGACAGGGCTTATTGAACTGATGGATCAGGTAGTAGAGGTCATGGGCGGGGAATCTATGGATCTCGCAACGTACGCTCGCGTCCTGGATACCGGTCTGGAGACGATCGAGCTCGGGTTGGTCCCTCCAGCCCTAGATCAGGTACTGGTAGGCTCGATGGAGCGTTCACGTCAGCCGGACGTCAAGGCTCTGTTCGTGATTGGTGTAAACGAAGGCGTCATTCCGTTGCGCCCCAAGGAAGAAGGCATACTTGACGAGGCAGAGCGGGAACGACTCGCGGAGCTGGGGGTAGAGCTGGCTCCAAGTGCCAAGCAACGTCTGATGGCAGAGCCGTACTTACTATACCAAGCGATGACGAGGCCATCTGAGCGACTGATGCTGAGCTGTGCTTTAGCGGATCACGAAGGGTCAGCTTTGCTTCCTTCCTCTGTTTTTTCTCGGGTGAAAGAAGTCCTGCCTGCCATCCCACATCAGTTTTTTCACAATGAGCCGACGGGTGACCCAGAGGCGGACGCTTTTTTGCTAGGGAGTCCCCGACGTGTTTTTAGTCATCTCTTGACCTTGCTGCGCGCGATGAAAAAGACGGGAGAATTGCCGGTTTTCTGGTGGGAGGTCTATGACTGGTTTTTTCGTGCCTCCACCGACGCTTCACGTGAGAAATGGCTGTTGTCCGGATTGCGTTACGTAAACCTGCCGTCAGAGCTACGCTATGAGACGAGTCTCGGACTTTATGGCAAGCAGCTGAAGATGAGTGTCTCTCGTCTCGAGCGCTTTCAGTCCTGTCCATTCTCGCATTTTTCTTCACATGGGCTCAGGCTGTCCGAGCGTACGCTGTATAAGCTCGAACGATTTGATGTAGGTGAGCTCTTCCACGCATCTATGAAACGGGCAGTGGAAAAGATGAACGAGGAACATCTGGAGTGGGGCAGGCTGACAGAGGTAAACAGTATGCAGCTGGCAAGCGATGTTGTCGAAGAACTTGTTCCTGCCACGAGAAGCAGCATTTTGACGCGGACTGCGCGTTATCGTTACCTGTCTGGAAAATTGAAGCGGGCAGTGGGCAGAGCTATCTACGTCCTCGGAGAGCACGCCAAGCGAAGCCGCTTTGCACCGGTTGGTCTAGAGGTTTCCTTTGGACCGAATGGTGATCTGCCGGGCCTCGCCCTCAAGCTGGAAAATGGCGTGGATCTGCAGCTGATTGGACGGATCGACAGGGTGGACCAATCGCTGGATGGAGACGTGCCGTATCTGCGTGTGATCGATTACAAATCCAGTCCCAAGCAGCTGCAGCTCTCGGATGTGTGGAACGGCCTCAACCTGCAGCTGTTGGTCTATCTCGATGTCGTGGTAGCCAATGCCGAAGAATGGCTGGGAAAACAGGCCCAGATGGGCGGAGTCTTCTATTATCAGGTGGCAGACCCGTTCGTTACGGCAAAGCGGCTCTTGTCATCGGATGAGGCAGCAAAGGAACGTGCCAAGCGCTTGCGGATGAAAGGCTTGATGCTGGCTGATCCGGAGCTGGCGCGAATGATGGATGCGCAGGTCGAACAAGGTGCATCCGAGCTGTTGCCATTTGAAATCAAAAAGGACGGGACGCTTTCTTCCCGATCGTCTGTCGCGACCGCAGAACAATTCCAGTCGCTGACGACGTATGTGCGCGATACGGTAAAGGAAATCAGCACGCGCATGACCAATGGTGACATTCACATCGATCCGTATTCAAACGGCACGATGACAGCATGCGATTACTGCTCATACAAGCCTGTATGCCAGTTTGACGGAGAGACGGGCGGCAATCAGCATCGCCAATTGACGAAATGGAACAACAAGCAAATCTGGAGCATGCTCGAACAGCAACAGCTGACAGGAGAGGAGGGGGCACCGCATGACGACACAACAACTCACACAGGCCAAGCCTGA